A window from Anser cygnoides isolate HZ-2024a breed goose chromosome 1, Taihu_goose_T2T_genome, whole genome shotgun sequence encodes these proteins:
- the LOC136786348 gene encoding basic salivary proline-rich protein 2-like, whose protein sequence is MSPPALRGSELPGPGPPGAATGVRPDPPAQGHPDRRAVTSRPLTRGADDATRGSPAAGTPPPPPPPRCPRAWRSRGGRGPRSPPPQPRPRHRSARPRGTGGLEGGRQRQRRRPPAAAAPSPSPAALPGGGDLSGLAAPPPSWRASSAAQPRGGRPGCCCCRCCCGADGAPPSRGCRGGAAEALRHRRGGAGATEETPPGLPNPAPRGRRGRGAQPGDTEPAPGPRPTASPTPAADTCPRRLAESPPPTSPRVAAAAPSAPRAAAYRAVHLAPGTASRVRPPRGRHHPVLRPSGARGAEEFALRGCLRSLAVPRGGCRKEHSVCMLKKERNLSELFVQNMRPSSSQTASAIASASADSISIRSLENNLQRSMAPQKRLQHERRCLLHVKESKHRGLPS, encoded by the exons ATGTCACCACCAGCGCTGCGCGGCTCGGAgctgcccggcccggggccACCGGGGGCCGCCACCGGGGTCCGCCCGGATCCCCCTGCCCAAGGTCACCCCGACCGCCGCGCTGTGACGTCACGGCCCCTCACTCGCGGCGCTGATGACGCCAcacggggcagccccgccgccggcactccccccccccccccccccccgcgctgcccccgcgCCTGGCGgagccggggagggagggggccaCGCTCCCCACCCCCGCAGCCGCGGCCTCGGCACCGCT CCGCCCGCCCGCGGGGAAccggggggctggaggggggacGACAACGACAACGCCGGCGCCCCCCGGCTGCGGCAGCCCCGTCTCCGTcccccgcagccctccccgGCGGGGGCGACCTCAGCGGCCTCgctgctcctcctccctcctggcGG GCGTCCTCGGCAGCACAGCCGCGGGGAGGGAGGcccgggtgctgctgctgccgctgctgctgcggggccgACGGGGCGCCGCCGTCCCGGGGGTGCCGCGGGGGAGCGGCCGAGGCGCTTCGGCaccggcgcggcggggcgggggctaCCGAGGAGACGCCTCCCGGGCTGCCCAACCCGGctccgcggggccggcgggggcgCGGCGCCCAGCCCGGCGACACCGAGCcagcgcccggcccccgcccgaCAGCATCACCCACACCCGCCGCCGACACCTGCCCACGCCGGCTCGCGGAGTCGCCCCCTCCGACCTCGCCGCGGGTGGCGGCCGCGGCACCGTCCGCGCCCCGGGCGGCCGCGTACCGCGCCGTGCACCTCGCTCCTGGCACGGCGAGCCGGGTccggcccccccgcggccggCACCACCCCGTCCTCCGCCCCTCCGGGGCGCGGGGTGCCGAGGAGTTTGCGTTACGGGGCTGTTTGAGGTCGCTTGCTGTTCCACGCGGAGGTTGCAGAAAGGAGCACTCAGTttgtatgttaaaaaaagaaagaaatctcagCGAGCTTTTCGTCCAAAATATGAGACCTTCATCTTCTCAAACAG CATCAGCCATAGCGTCAGCATCAGCTGATAGCATCAGCATCAGAAGTTTGGAAAATAATCTGCAAAGGAGCATGGCACCCCAGAAAAGGCTGCAGCATGAACGGCGATGCCTATTACATGTCAAAGAATCCAAGCACAGAGGACTGCCATCTTGA